One region of Cyanobium sp. M30B3 genomic DNA includes:
- a CDS encoding LCP family protein: MSQAQPQPRFPLRRGGRAPRRRPQAVDGGTATPGGSNETGAGAGRPAPAKSSTPLQRRIPLLTFVLGLVLGYGITGPIPTVLNGAMAALQHGPGLIGKVGHPLAGIGNTQILVIGLDKVGYNTDVMFTVAVKDDATSLLQVPRDTFIESERFGVLKANALYAFGGMDAAKQELSDLLNAPIKRHLKVNMRAVERVADALGGIEVDVPKRMYYVDSRQDLYIDLYPGRQLLRGEDLLGYLRFRNDEMGDIGRMERQREVFQKVFSKLIQPTTLSQLPELLQIAGEDIDTDLTPVEFTQLLAAMTRTDLSASQLPGRLFWHEDLSYWMPDSNPHYGSESLAESPGGEWDPRREQSNEDLRSFY, encoded by the coding sequence ATGAGCCAGGCCCAACCCCAGCCCCGTTTCCCCCTCCGCCGTGGCGGCCGCGCTCCCCGCCGCCGGCCCCAGGCTGTGGACGGTGGCACGGCAACCCCGGGTGGGAGCAACGAGACCGGCGCTGGTGCCGGGCGCCCGGCACCAGCCAAGTCGAGCACTCCGCTCCAGCGCAGGATCCCGCTGCTCACCTTCGTTCTGGGCCTGGTCCTGGGTTACGGCATCACCGGGCCCATCCCCACGGTCCTGAACGGGGCCATGGCGGCCCTGCAGCACGGCCCTGGGCTGATCGGCAAAGTGGGCCACCCCCTTGCCGGCATCGGCAACACGCAGATCCTGGTGATCGGCCTGGACAAGGTGGGATACAACACCGATGTGATGTTCACCGTGGCGGTCAAGGACGACGCCACCAGCCTTCTCCAGGTGCCCAGAGACACCTTCATCGAGTCGGAGCGCTTCGGGGTGCTCAAGGCCAACGCCCTCTACGCCTTCGGCGGCATGGACGCGGCCAAACAGGAACTGAGTGATCTGCTGAACGCTCCGATCAAGCGACATCTCAAGGTGAACATGCGGGCTGTGGAGCGGGTGGCCGACGCCCTGGGCGGCATCGAGGTGGATGTGCCCAAGCGCATGTACTACGTGGATTCCCGCCAGGATCTCTACATCGATCTCTACCCCGGACGCCAGCTGCTCAGGGGTGAGGACCTGCTCGGCTACCTGCGCTTCCGCAATGACGAGATGGGGGACATCGGCCGGATGGAGCGCCAGCGGGAGGTGTTCCAGAAGGTGTTCAGCAAGCTCATCCAACCCACCACCCTGTCCCAGCTGCCGGAGTTGCTGCAGATCGCCGGCGAGGACATCGACACCGATCTCACCCCGGTGGAGTTCACCCAGCTGCTGGCAGCCATGACCCGCACCGACCTCAGTGCCAGCCAGCTGCCGGGACGGCTGTTCTGGCATGAGGACCTCAGCTACTGGATGCCCGACAGCAACCCCCATTACGGCAGCGAATCGCTGGCTGAAAGCCCCGGCGGGGAATGGGACCCTCGCCGCGAGCAGAGCAACGAGGACCTTCGCTCCTTCTACTGA
- a CDS encoding DUF3134 domain-containing protein, whose product MSNLSTTSLARLDGVNPSLTRYDRQEPAPVLPLRDEPDLLSWLESSGRLVADEENAATDVSTVEEEELSALMGEKEEYTQADEPQEENWED is encoded by the coding sequence ATGAGCAATCTCTCCACCACCAGCCTCGCGCGCCTGGATGGGGTGAATCCTTCCCTCACCCGCTACGACCGCCAGGAGCCCGCGCCGGTGCTTCCGCTGCGCGATGAGCCCGACCTGCTCAGCTGGCTGGAGTCGAGTGGCCGGCTCGTGGCCGACGAGGAGAACGCCGCCACCGACGTGAGCACCGTGGAGGAAGAGGAGCTGTCGGCACTGATGGGTGAGAAGGAGGAATACACCCAGGCCGATGAGCCCCAGGAAGAGAACTGGGAGGACTGA
- a CDS encoding glycosyltransferase, with translation MAGHYVLHLHLHGLLRSRDLELGRDADTGGQTTYVLELARALANRPEVDRVEVVTRLIRDRRVAMDYAQASEPITCGASIERIPFGPPRYLRKELLWPHLDELADALSERLLAQPRLPDWIHAHYADAGYVGALLRRRLGIPLVFTGHSLGREKRRRLMAAGLEVGQIEQQYAMAQRIDAEELALAHAHLVVTSTAQERDRQYSRYGRFRPELAQVLPPGVDSRQFHPPQAGVEEGAVAQLMGPFLRDPTKPPVLAICRADHRKNIPALVEVFGRSVNLRQNHNLVLVLGCREDPRQLDKAQREVFQQVFELVDRFDLYGHIAYPKQHQRQQIPQIYRWASRLGGVFVNPALTEPFGLTLLEAAACGLPVVATDDGGPRDILARCDNGLLVDVSDLDALQTGIEEALAQPAQWRRWRDNGIEAVSRHFSWDAHVAHYLGAARLGCLEAARQRPALWFRNGGDPLDLPTPAVQVSAPRRLLVLDLDASLAAPDLPSLAELRRRLSADPDLAIGVVTGRGFKSARHRFSELHLPDPCLWITQSGTEIHTSTAEGNQADLHWQAQIGSHWHRDAVEAAMAELEPRLHRQPETDQGPFKVSYVLTEPDQGILPVVRQTLRSHRLMARPHLFHHCYLDVLPLTASKTEALRYMALRWHLPIEAILVEASQQGDGELLRGLSLGVVPQDHDPALEGLRQHRRVFFSSRPQAWGLLDGLDHHRFLRRPSGSQPLAVQ, from the coding sequence ATGGCTGGTCATTACGTTCTGCACCTGCACCTGCACGGGCTGTTGCGATCCCGTGACCTCGAACTGGGCCGCGATGCGGACACCGGGGGGCAGACCACCTATGTGCTCGAACTGGCCCGGGCCCTGGCGAATCGTCCCGAGGTGGATCGGGTGGAGGTGGTCACCCGTCTGATCCGCGACCGGAGGGTCGCCATGGACTACGCCCAGGCCAGCGAGCCGATCACCTGTGGCGCCAGCATCGAGCGGATTCCCTTCGGTCCGCCCCGCTACCTGCGCAAGGAGCTGCTCTGGCCCCATCTCGATGAGCTGGCGGATGCGCTGAGCGAGCGGCTGCTGGCCCAACCGCGGCTGCCGGACTGGATTCATGCCCACTACGCCGATGCCGGCTATGTCGGGGCCCTGCTGCGTCGCCGGCTGGGCATCCCCCTGGTGTTCACGGGCCATTCCCTGGGCCGGGAAAAGCGTCGCCGGCTGATGGCCGCAGGCCTGGAGGTGGGTCAGATCGAGCAGCAGTACGCCATGGCCCAGCGCATCGATGCCGAGGAGCTGGCCCTGGCCCATGCCCATCTGGTGGTCACCAGCACGGCCCAGGAGCGCGACCGCCAGTACAGCCGATATGGCCGCTTCCGGCCCGAACTCGCCCAGGTGCTCCCTCCCGGCGTGGACAGCCGCCAGTTCCATCCGCCCCAGGCCGGTGTGGAGGAAGGGGCGGTCGCCCAGTTGATGGGGCCTTTCCTGCGTGACCCCACCAAGCCGCCGGTGCTCGCCATCTGCCGTGCTGATCACCGCAAGAACATCCCTGCCCTGGTGGAGGTGTTCGGCCGTTCCGTGAACCTCCGCCAGAACCACAATCTCGTGCTGGTGCTCGGATGCCGGGAGGATCCCCGCCAGCTCGACAAGGCCCAGCGGGAGGTGTTCCAGCAGGTGTTCGAACTGGTGGATCGCTTTGATCTCTACGGCCACATCGCCTATCCCAAGCAGCACCAGCGCCAGCAGATTCCGCAGATCTATCGCTGGGCCTCCAGGCTGGGGGGCGTGTTCGTCAATCCTGCCCTCACCGAACCGTTCGGGCTCACCCTGCTGGAGGCCGCCGCCTGCGGCCTGCCGGTGGTGGCCACCGACGATGGCGGGCCGCGGGACATCCTGGCCCGATGTGACAACGGGCTCCTGGTGGATGTGTCCGATCTGGATGCCCTCCAGACGGGCATCGAGGAGGCCCTTGCCCAGCCGGCGCAGTGGCGCCGCTGGCGTGACAACGGCATCGAGGCGGTGAGCCGCCACTTCAGCTGGGATGCCCATGTGGCCCACTACCTGGGGGCGGCCCGGCTGGGCTGTCTCGAGGCGGCCCGTCAGCGCCCTGCCCTCTGGTTCCGCAACGGCGGTGATCCCCTCGACCTGCCCACCCCCGCCGTGCAGGTTTCTGCCCCCAGGCGCCTGCTCGTGCTCGATCTCGATGCCAGCCTGGCGGCCCCCGACCTCCCCAGTCTTGCCGAGCTGCGCCGGCGGCTCAGCGCCGACCCCGACCTGGCGATCGGTGTGGTCACGGGCCGCGGCTTCAAGTCGGCCCGCCACCGCTTCTCTGAGCTGCATCTTCCCGATCCCTGCCTCTGGATCACCCAGTCCGGCACGGAGATCCACACCAGCACTGCCGAGGGGAACCAGGCTGACCTGCATTGGCAGGCCCAGATCGGCAGCCACTGGCACCGGGACGCGGTGGAAGCGGCGATGGCAGAGCTGGAGCCGCGGCTCCACCGCCAGCCGGAGACGGATCAGGGCCCGTTCAAGGTGAGTTACGTGCTCACCGAGCCTGACCAGGGCATCCTGCCCGTGGTGCGTCAGACCCTGCGCAGCCATCGCCTGATGGCCCGCCCCCATCTCTTCCATCACTGTTACCTGGACGTGCTGCCCCTCACGGCCTCCAAGACCGAGGCCCTGCGCTACATGGCCCTGCGCTGGCACCTGCCGATCGAGGCGATCCTGGTGGAAGCCAGCCAGCAGGGGGACGGTGAGTTGCTGCGGGGACTCTCGCTCGGCGTCGTTCCGCAGGATCACGACCCGGCGCTGGAGGGATTGCGACAGCACAGGCGGGTGTTCTTCTCCAGCCGGCCGCAGGCCTGGGGCCTGCTGGACGGTCTTGACCACCACCGCTTCCTGCGCAGGCCGTCGGGATCCCAGCCCCTGGCTGTTCAGTAG
- a CDS encoding cytochrome B6, which translates to MEGPLALRTASDAAAGLPFGLDIATLQNGVLIYLGLSSLAFVLVWLVGYLRSR; encoded by the coding sequence ATGGAGGGGCCCCTGGCCCTGCGCACGGCCAGCGACGCCGCCGCCGGTCTGCCGTTCGGCCTGGACATCGCCACCCTGCAGAACGGCGTGCTGATCTACCTGGGCCTCTCCTCCCTGGCCTTTGTGCTGGTGTGGCTGGTGGGGTACCTGCGCAGCCGCTGA
- the mraY gene encoding phospho-N-acetylmuramoyl-pentapeptide-transferase → MLVTSPSFSPRLAAALLTGLLVAGCLLSDLTVANSMLTLPLLVAGLISWAVTAWGVPRLRRLKLGQVIREEGPQGHLSKAGTPTMGGLLVVPVGVIVGGLTSPSDPRLLAVAAVTLAYMAVGAVDDWRSLTRRTNTGLTPRGKLLLQAGAALLFLIWAGQGQWLGGGANPGDVALALGWILPLGLLIWPLGLFVFLAESNATNLTDGLDGLAAGCGAVVFTGMGLQLMLRGNGGDPAMAAFCAAMAGCWLGFLAHNRHPARLFMGDTGSLAMGAALSGVALLSNSLWPLLLMGGVFLAESLSVILQVWVFKATKNPATGQGRRLFRMAPLHHHFELGGLPEQQVVLRFWGASLVLVLLGLVLLP, encoded by the coding sequence CTGCTGGTGACCTCTCCCTCCTTTTCTCCCCGCCTGGCGGCGGCCCTTCTCACAGGACTACTGGTAGCTGGCTGCCTGCTCAGCGATCTCACGGTGGCCAATTCGATGCTCACGCTGCCGCTGCTGGTGGCTGGGCTGATCAGCTGGGCCGTGACCGCCTGGGGAGTCCCCCGCCTGCGCCGGCTCAAACTTGGCCAGGTGATTCGGGAGGAGGGTCCCCAGGGTCACCTCAGCAAGGCCGGCACGCCCACGATGGGCGGCCTGCTGGTGGTGCCGGTGGGGGTGATCGTGGGCGGCCTGACCAGCCCGTCGGATCCCCGCCTCCTGGCGGTGGCGGCCGTGACCCTGGCCTACATGGCAGTGGGGGCCGTGGACGACTGGCGCAGCCTCACCCGCCGCACCAACACTGGGCTCACGCCCCGGGGCAAGTTGCTGCTGCAGGCCGGAGCCGCCCTGCTGTTCCTGATCTGGGCCGGCCAGGGGCAGTGGCTGGGCGGCGGGGCCAACCCCGGCGATGTGGCCCTGGCCCTGGGCTGGATCCTGCCCCTCGGCCTGCTGATCTGGCCCCTGGGCCTGTTCGTGTTTCTGGCCGAGAGCAACGCCACCAACCTCACCGATGGCCTCGATGGCCTGGCGGCCGGCTGCGGCGCTGTGGTGTTCACCGGCATGGGCCTGCAGCTGATGCTGCGCGGCAATGGCGGCGACCCGGCCATGGCCGCCTTCTGTGCGGCCATGGCCGGCTGCTGGCTGGGCTTCCTGGCCCACAACCGCCATCCGGCCCGTCTGTTCATGGGCGACACGGGCTCGCTGGCGATGGGGGCCGCGCTGAGCGGGGTGGCCCTGCTCTCCAACAGCCTCTGGCCGCTGCTGCTGATGGGCGGGGTGTTCCTGGCTGAATCACTCTCGGTGATCCTGCAGGTGTGGGTGTTCAAGGCCACCAAGAACCCTGCCACCGGCCAGGGACGGCGCCTGTTCCGCATGGCGCCGCTGCACCACCACTTCGAGCTGGGGGGCCTGCCGGAACAGCAGGTGGTGCTGCGCTTCTGGGGTGCAAGCCTGGTGCTGGTGCTGCTCGGCCTGGTGCTGCTGCCCTGA
- a CDS encoding alpha/beta fold hydrolase gives MLRRLCSGLLALPLLLGSSPARAIDRVELQLPLLEVSFTVSLRELEDPAALWQGDSDLAELNRASSGAVGRQLQRVFNTPLPVQTRNVVGQVVGTPLLEQALLAATTLGRVNGVSKDLSGSDLSLALERASAAGDLTLLTVLRALPGESVTVDLPHAVGALQRMVAQRRQAEAVLASTPAASLAPAALRPGPLPVRRSELQVPASHRGAPLDVVVIEPERDGRGRVVLISHGLWDSPESFEGWARHLASHGYRVVLPRHPGSDSSQQEAMLTGKVPPPSPEELRFRPLDVSATIDGLGVSEVVMIGHSWGATTALQVAGVQPSSNLLQQRCRDLNDPERNLSWVLQCSFLSAADRAGLADGRVRAVVAVSPPMSLLFDYGAVQNMRARALLVTGSRDWVVSPDPEALVPGQRARTLGHQLVLADGGDHFNLRAPADGDGGPLRALLLVWTNAAFAAGPQVAPGPQAKPLLPPGGWGNDRIPLVLVP, from the coding sequence ATGTTGCGCCGCCTGTGTTCCGGTCTCCTTGCCCTTCCCCTGCTGCTGGGATCCTCCCCTGCCCGTGCGATCGACCGGGTTGAACTGCAGCTTCCCCTGCTGGAGGTGAGTTTCACGGTGAGCCTGCGGGAGCTGGAGGATCCCGCAGCGCTCTGGCAGGGTGACAGCGATCTGGCCGAACTCAACCGGGCCAGCAGTGGTGCCGTTGGCCGGCAATTGCAGCGGGTGTTCAACACGCCGCTGCCGGTGCAGACCAGGAACGTGGTGGGCCAGGTGGTGGGCACCCCGTTGCTGGAGCAGGCCCTGCTGGCCGCCACCACCCTCGGCCGCGTGAACGGGGTGTCCAAGGATCTCAGCGGCAGCGATCTCTCACTGGCCCTGGAGCGGGCCAGTGCCGCAGGCGATCTCACCCTGCTCACCGTCCTGCGGGCCTTGCCCGGGGAGTCGGTGACGGTGGATCTGCCCCATGCCGTCGGTGCCCTGCAGCGGATGGTGGCCCAGCGCCGGCAGGCCGAAGCCGTGCTGGCCAGCACCCCGGCTGCCTCCCTGGCTCCGGCTGCCCTGCGCCCGGGCCCCCTGCCGGTGCGCCGCAGTGAACTTCAGGTGCCAGCGTCACACCGTGGCGCGCCCCTGGATGTGGTGGTGATCGAGCCCGAGCGCGATGGCCGGGGACGGGTGGTGCTGATTTCCCATGGGCTCTGGGACAGCCCGGAGAGCTTTGAAGGCTGGGCGCGTCACCTGGCCAGCCATGGCTACCGGGTGGTGTTGCCACGCCATCCCGGCAGCGACAGCAGCCAGCAGGAGGCGATGCTCACCGGCAAGGTGCCGCCCCCCAGTCCCGAGGAGTTGCGCTTTCGCCCCCTCGACGTGTCGGCCACGATCGATGGCCTGGGCGTTTCCGAGGTGGTGATGATCGGCCATTCCTGGGGTGCCACCACGGCCTTGCAGGTGGCCGGGGTTCAGCCCAGTTCCAACCTCCTGCAGCAGCGCTGCCGCGATCTCAACGACCCGGAGCGCAACCTCAGCTGGGTGCTGCAGTGCAGCTTCCTCAGTGCTGCCGATCGCGCCGGTCTGGCCGATGGCCGGGTGCGGGCGGTGGTGGCCGTGAGTCCGCCCATGAGCCTGCTGTTCGACTACGGCGCAGTCCAGAACATGCGCGCCCGGGCCCTTCTGGTGACCGGCAGCAGGGACTGGGTGGTGAGTCCGGATCCGGAGGCGCTCGTGCCTGGCCAGCGGGCCCGGACCCTCGGCCACCAGCTGGTGCTGGCGGATGGCGGCGACCACTTCAACCTGCGGGCCCCCGCCGATGGCGACGGGGGTCCCCTGCGGGCCCTGCTGCTGGTGTGGACCAATGCCGCCTTCGCCGCTGGGCCGCAGGTGGCACCGGGCCCCCAGGCCAAGCCGTTGTTGCCGCCGGGGGGCTGGGGGAACGACCGGATTCCCCTGGTGCTGGTGCCCTGA
- the purT gene encoding formate-dependent phosphoribosylglycinamide formyltransferase, whose product MTSPFPPTLMLLGSGELGKEVAIAAQRLGCRVIAVDRYPDAPAMQVADLAEVVVMGDAEALRGVVRRHRPDLVIPEIEALAVDALAELEAEGLTVIPTARATAVTMNRDRIRDLAASELGLRTARFAYAESAEQLAAAAAPLGWPVVVKPVMSSSGKGQSVVPGPDGIAAAWEAAMAGARGAGARVIVEEFLQFELEITLLTVKQWQGPTLFCPPIGHLQERGDYQCSWQPARIGSAQLAAAQAMAQTITDNLGGAGLFGVEFFLCGPAGQEEVVFSELSPRPHDTGLVTLVGQNLSEFDLHLRAVLGLPIPDIRSLGHAASRVILAERAGSPVRYSGVAEALVEPDTQVLLFGKPEARPQRRMGVALARAGSEAEARARADRAAGQVRVLAD is encoded by the coding sequence ATGACCTCACCCTTCCCCCCAACCCTGATGCTGCTGGGCAGCGGTGAGCTGGGCAAGGAGGTGGCGATCGCAGCCCAGCGGCTGGGCTGCCGGGTGATCGCGGTGGATCGGTACCCCGATGCCCCGGCCATGCAGGTGGCCGATCTGGCCGAGGTGGTGGTCATGGGCGACGCCGAGGCCCTCAGGGGGGTGGTGCGCCGCCACCGGCCGGATCTGGTGATTCCGGAGATCGAGGCCCTGGCTGTGGATGCCCTGGCGGAGCTGGAGGCCGAGGGCCTCACCGTGATCCCCACCGCCCGGGCCACGGCGGTGACGATGAACCGCGATCGCATCCGCGATCTGGCCGCTTCGGAACTGGGGCTGCGCACCGCCCGCTTCGCCTATGCCGAAAGTGCCGAGCAGCTGGCCGCCGCGGCGGCGCCCCTGGGCTGGCCCGTGGTGGTGAAACCGGTGATGAGCTCCTCGGGGAAGGGCCAGAGCGTGGTGCCGGGGCCGGATGGCATCGCCGCCGCCTGGGAGGCCGCGATGGCCGGCGCCCGGGGCGCCGGGGCCCGGGTGATCGTGGAGGAATTCCTGCAGTTTGAGCTGGAGATCACCCTGCTCACGGTGAAGCAGTGGCAAGGGCCCACCCTGTTCTGTCCGCCGATCGGCCACCTGCAGGAGCGCGGCGATTACCAGTGCAGCTGGCAACCCGCCCGCATCGGCAGCGCCCAGCTGGCCGCCGCCCAGGCCATGGCCCAGACCATCACCGACAACCTGGGGGGTGCCGGCCTGTTTGGCGTGGAATTCTTCCTCTGCGGCCCTGCCGGCCAGGAGGAGGTGGTGTTCTCTGAGCTGTCGCCCAGGCCCCACGACACCGGCCTGGTCACCCTGGTGGGTCAGAACCTGAGCGAGTTCGACCTGCACCTGCGGGCGGTGCTGGGGCTGCCGATCCCGGACATTCGCAGCCTCGGGCACGCCGCCAGCCGGGTGATCCTGGCGGAGCGGGCCGGATCACCGGTGCGCTACAGCGGCGTGGCCGAGGCGCTGGTGGAGCCGGACACCCAGGTGTTGCTGTTCGGCAAACCGGAGGCCCGGCCCCAGCGCCGCATGGGGGTGGCCCTGGCCCGGGCCGGCAGCGAAGCGGAGGCGCGGGCCAGGGCCGACCGGGCCGCGGGCCAGGTGCGGGTACTGGCCGACTGA
- a CDS encoding argininosuccinate synthase: MGRAKKAVLAYSGGVDTSVCIPYLMQEWGVEEVITFAADLGQGDELEPIRRKALDSGASQSIVGDLIEPFITEFAFPAIRANALYEGRYPLSTALARPLIARRLVEIAREVGADAVAHGCTGKGNDQVRFDVAIGALAPDLKVLTPAREWGMSREETIAYGERCGIPSPVSKKSPYSIDLNLLGRSIEAGPLEDPNVEPPEEIYALTVSVEAAPDQAQVVEIGFEQGNPVSIDGVRLDPVSLIRRANDLAGSHGFGRLDMIENRVVGIKSREIYETPGLLLLIRAHQELESLTLAADVLRSKRQLEQQWADLVYQGLWFGPLKDAIDGFIERTQAAVNGSVKVKLHKGNATVVGRSSASNSLYVPTMATYDAGDQFDHRAAEGFIYVWGLPTRLWANRQRQA; the protein is encoded by the coding sequence ATGGGTCGGGCCAAGAAGGCTGTTCTCGCCTATTCCGGCGGGGTGGACACCAGCGTCTGCATCCCGTACCTGATGCAGGAGTGGGGCGTGGAGGAGGTGATCACCTTCGCCGCCGATCTGGGCCAGGGCGATGAACTGGAGCCGATCCGCCGGAAGGCGCTCGACTCCGGCGCCAGTCAGTCGATCGTGGGCGACCTGATCGAGCCCTTCATCACCGAATTCGCCTTCCCGGCGATCCGGGCCAACGCCCTCTATGAGGGCCGCTATCCCCTCAGCACGGCCCTGGCCCGGCCCCTGATCGCCCGCCGCCTGGTGGAGATCGCCCGGGAGGTGGGTGCCGATGCGGTAGCCCACGGCTGCACCGGCAAGGGCAACGACCAGGTGCGCTTCGATGTGGCCATCGGCGCCCTGGCCCCCGATCTGAAGGTGCTTACCCCGGCGCGGGAGTGGGGCATGAGCCGCGAGGAAACGATCGCCTACGGCGAGCGCTGCGGCATCCCCTCGCCGGTGAGCAAGAAATCGCCCTATTCGATCGACCTCAACCTGCTGGGCCGCTCGATCGAGGCCGGCCCGCTGGAGGATCCCAACGTGGAGCCGCCCGAGGAGATCTACGCCCTCACCGTGAGCGTGGAGGCAGCTCCCGACCAGGCCCAGGTGGTGGAGATCGGCTTCGAGCAGGGCAACCCCGTGAGCATCGATGGCGTGCGCCTCGATCCGGTGAGCCTGATCCGCCGCGCCAACGACCTGGCCGGCAGCCACGGCTTCGGCCGGCTCGACATGATCGAGAACCGGGTGGTGGGCATCAAGAGCCGGGAGATCTACGAAACCCCCGGTCTTCTGCTGCTGATCAGGGCCCACCAGGAGCTGGAGAGCCTCACCCTGGCGGCCGACGTGCTGCGCAGCAAGCGCCAGCTGGAGCAGCAGTGGGCTGATCTGGTGTATCAGGGCCTCTGGTTCGGCCCGCTCAAGGACGCGATCGATGGCTTCATCGAGCGCACCCAGGCCGCGGTGAACGGCAGTGTCAAGGTGAAGCTGCACAAGGGCAACGCCACCGTGGTGGGCCGCAGCAGCGCCAGCAACAGCCTCTACGTGCCCACCATGGCCACCTACGACGCCGGCGACCAGTTCGACCACCGCGCCGCCGAGGGTTTCATCTATGTGTGGGGTCTGCCCACCCGGCTGTGGGCCAACCGCCAGCGGCAGGCCTAG